A window from Planococcus maritimus encodes these proteins:
- a CDS encoding TetR/AcrR family transcriptional regulator, which produces MSTKKEDLLAAAEQLFYQHGFHAIGLKAIVQEADVALMTLYNHFKSKDELILEILTRRSQVYMDYLEQGKQQTSGTIAERFATGHLNWLKDTASNGCMFLRAKEEFMSEPTHPIVQLVTNHKEDTQQLFLSNGLTPTEAIRLSLLFEGAVSLAEFSPLDEVEDGLMALVQHL; this is translated from the coding sequence ATGAGCACGAAAAAAGAAGATTTATTGGCGGCGGCAGAACAGCTGTTTTACCAGCACGGCTTTCACGCCATTGGCTTGAAGGCGATTGTTCAAGAAGCGGACGTAGCGCTGATGACTTTGTACAATCACTTTAAATCAAAAGACGAATTGATCTTGGAAATCTTGACCCGCAGATCGCAAGTCTATATGGATTATTTAGAACAAGGCAAACAACAGACAAGCGGCACAATCGCTGAACGTTTCGCTACTGGCCATTTGAATTGGCTAAAGGATACCGCTTCTAATGGCTGTATGTTTTTGCGCGCCAAAGAAGAATTCATGAGCGAGCCCACTCATCCGATTGTCCAACTCGTGACAAACCATAAAGAAGACACTCAGCAATTGTTCCTATCGAACGGGCTGACACCTACTGAAGCGATTCGCTTATCGTTGCTCTTTGAAGGAGCCGTTTCCTTAGCCGAATTTTCTCCATTGGATGAAGTCGAAGATGGCTTGATGGCCCTGGTGCAACATTTATAA
- a CDS encoding SDR family oxidoreductase, with amino-acid sequence MKIAVTAASGKLGEAIIEELLALRAKDEVIGLARTPEKAAHLGVEVRPGDYNHLEELEQSLEGVDVLLLVSGMDAPDKRIPQHRNVIQAAQKCGVKKIVYTSIQGPEEQTAFSPIVKSNRQTEQDVMASGLEWVIGRNGIYIEPDVEYIDSYIQEGGIRNCAGDSKCGYTTRTELAYAYAKMLTEDGHHSNIYNLHGHAISQDELAAYLNTAFDAQLTYTAISAEQFKQERIAELGEFIGTVVTGIYQGINGGAFDNESHYREATGREHQSWEAYFNSVRPETN; translated from the coding sequence ATGAAAATAGCAGTGACAGCGGCGAGCGGCAAATTAGGGGAAGCAATCATCGAGGAACTCCTCGCCTTGCGCGCGAAAGACGAAGTGATTGGACTGGCGAGAACACCTGAAAAAGCGGCGCATTTAGGCGTGGAAGTGCGGCCGGGCGATTACAATCATCTCGAGGAACTGGAGCAATCGCTCGAAGGCGTCGATGTTTTATTATTGGTATCGGGTATGGATGCGCCGGACAAGCGCATTCCGCAGCACCGCAATGTCATTCAAGCGGCGCAAAAGTGTGGCGTGAAAAAAATCGTCTACACAAGTATCCAAGGGCCGGAAGAGCAGACGGCCTTTTCGCCGATCGTGAAAAGCAACCGGCAAACGGAGCAAGACGTGATGGCTAGCGGGCTCGAATGGGTGATCGGGCGCAACGGGATTTACATCGAGCCGGATGTGGAATACATCGACAGCTATATCCAAGAAGGCGGCATCCGAAATTGCGCCGGCGACAGCAAATGCGGCTACACGACACGAACGGAACTCGCCTATGCTTATGCGAAAATGCTGACAGAAGACGGGCATCATTCGAATATTTACAATTTGCACGGACACGCCATCAGCCAGGACGAACTGGCAGCTTATTTGAACACGGCATTTGACGCCCAGTTAACATACACGGCCATCAGTGCAGAACAATTCAAGCAAGAACGAATCGCGGAACTTGGCGAATTCATCGGCACGGTCGTCACAGGGATTTACCAAGGCATCAACGGCGGCGCCTTCGATAACGAGAGCCATTACCGAGAAGCAACAGGAAGAGAACATCAATCTTGGGAAGCCTATTTTAACAGCGTCCGGCCAGAAACCAACTGA
- a CDS encoding ABC transporter ATP-binding protein — protein sequence MTRENEKVLSIQNLTMNYGGKQVLNGINLEVASGEIIGYIGPNGAGKSTTVKIMLGLIDDYQGKVVIFGQDIASGDPSYKKKIGYVPENAEAYDNLTAMEYLVFTGELYGMDRDAAQTKAERLLQQFDLQDVAHSRLSSFSKGMKQKVLITASLLHDPDLLFWDEPLSGLDANSMMVIQEILSQLAAQGKTIFYSSHIMDLVEKISNRIVLLVRGEVVADSTFEELKEMSEEGSLSGIFNQLTGFTEHRNKAKDFVSIVQGVEDYA from the coding sequence ATGACTAGAGAAAATGAAAAAGTGCTATCGATTCAGAATTTGACGATGAATTACGGTGGCAAGCAAGTATTGAATGGCATCAATCTCGAAGTGGCGAGTGGCGAAATTATCGGCTATATCGGGCCGAACGGAGCTGGCAAGAGTACGACGGTGAAAATCATGCTTGGCTTGATCGATGATTACCAAGGAAAAGTGGTGATTTTCGGACAGGATATCGCATCAGGCGACCCCTCTTACAAAAAGAAGATCGGTTATGTGCCGGAAAATGCGGAAGCCTATGATAATTTGACGGCGATGGAGTATTTGGTGTTTACTGGCGAGTTGTACGGCATGGACCGGGATGCAGCGCAGACAAAGGCGGAGCGGCTGCTGCAGCAATTCGACTTGCAAGACGTGGCACATTCCCGGCTTTCTTCGTTCTCAAAAGGCATGAAGCAAAAAGTGTTGATTACCGCGAGTTTGCTGCACGACCCGGACTTATTGTTTTGGGACGAGCCGCTCAGTGGGCTCGATGCCAATAGCATGATGGTGATCCAGGAGATTCTGTCGCAATTGGCGGCGCAAGGAAAAACGATTTTTTATTCGTCGCATATCATGGACTTGGTGGAGAAAATCAGCAACCGCATCGTGCTGCTGGTGAGAGGGGAAGTGGTGGCGGATTCGACGTTTGAAGAACTGAAAGAGATGAGTGAGGAAGGTTCGCTTTCCGGCATTTTCAATCAATTGACCGGCTTTACAGAACACCGCAACAAGGCCAAGGACTTCGTGTCGATTGTGCAAGGGGTCGAGGACTATGCGTGA
- a CDS encoding amidase family protein, with protein sequence METSTFKLIEATIEDIQQAFREQKLTSVELVQAYLDRIEAYDQNGPKINSVRAINPDALAIAAELDEKRGQDGQGPLYGIPVLLKDNIETKDPMPTTAGAIALEHNFANEDAFVAKQLRDAGAIILGKVNLSEWAYFMSQDGPSGYSSLAGQVKNPYGIDVFEAEDVGGSSSGTGAAIASNFAVVGVGTETSGSILSPSSANSIVGIKPTVGLISRSRIIPISESQDTAGPMARTVTDAAILLGAMTGVDEQDPATLKSEGQALTDYTPHLKADGLKGARIGVDLAFLNNEAPEERAIMDAAIEQIKALGATIVELTIPQKDFESDVLWYEFKRGVNDYLATTPEDVPVKSLADVIDFNKQDPERRMKFGQAVLDKAQSLSDDPNDATYLEHREIDFRSSTSEGIDLVVKQHQLDALLFQNNRGAAMPAKAGYPSITVPAGYIADGHPVGVTFSAQAFSEARLIELAYSYEQATQKRIVPDLESY encoded by the coding sequence ATGGAAACAAGCACTTTCAAACTGATCGAAGCAACAATCGAAGATATCCAACAAGCATTCCGCGAACAAAAACTGACCTCTGTCGAATTGGTCCAAGCCTACCTCGACCGAATCGAAGCCTACGACCAAAACGGCCCGAAAATCAATTCCGTCCGGGCGATCAATCCAGACGCCTTGGCAATCGCAGCCGAGCTGGACGAAAAACGAGGACAAGACGGGCAAGGTCCGCTTTACGGCATCCCTGTATTGCTGAAAGACAATATCGAAACAAAAGACCCGATGCCGACGACTGCCGGTGCCATCGCGCTTGAACACAATTTCGCGAATGAAGATGCGTTCGTGGCAAAGCAACTGCGCGATGCCGGCGCCATCATCCTCGGCAAAGTAAATTTGAGCGAATGGGCGTATTTCATGTCGCAAGACGGCCCGAGCGGCTATAGCTCGCTCGCCGGCCAAGTGAAAAATCCGTACGGCATCGATGTTTTTGAAGCAGAAGATGTCGGCGGCTCAAGTTCTGGGACGGGTGCTGCAATTGCGTCGAACTTCGCAGTGGTCGGTGTCGGCACGGAAACCTCAGGCTCGATCCTCAGCCCATCCAGTGCTAATTCCATCGTCGGCATCAAGCCAACCGTCGGGCTCATCAGCCGCTCGCGCATCATCCCGATTTCTGAAAGCCAGGATACTGCTGGACCAATGGCACGCACTGTGACGGATGCGGCCATCTTGCTCGGCGCGATGACTGGCGTCGACGAACAAGATCCGGCAACACTGAAGAGCGAAGGCCAAGCACTCACCGACTACACGCCGCATCTCAAAGCAGACGGTTTGAAAGGCGCCCGCATCGGCGTCGATCTCGCGTTTTTAAACAATGAAGCACCGGAAGAACGTGCCATTATGGATGCAGCCATCGAGCAAATCAAAGCACTCGGCGCTACCATCGTTGAACTGACGATTCCACAAAAAGATTTTGAATCGGACGTGTTATGGTATGAATTCAAGCGCGGCGTTAACGACTATCTCGCCACTACACCTGAAGACGTGCCGGTTAAATCACTAGCAGACGTCATCGACTTCAACAAGCAAGACCCCGAGCGCCGCATGAAATTCGGCCAAGCTGTCTTGGACAAAGCCCAATCGCTAAGTGACGACCCGAACGACGCGACGTATTTGGAGCACCGCGAAATCGACTTTCGTTCTTCTACTTCAGAAGGCATCGATCTTGTCGTGAAGCAGCATCAGCTCGACGCATTATTGTTCCAAAACAACCGCGGCGCAGCGATGCCGGCAAAAGCCGGCTACCCGTCGATTACCGTGCCAGCCGGCTACATAGCAGATGGCCATCCGGTCGGTGTGACGTTCAGCGCACAGGCATTCAGCGAAGCTCGATTGATTGAACTGGCATATTCTTACGAGCAAGCGACGCAGAAACGGATTGTGCCGGATTTGGAGTCGTACTGA
- a CDS encoding aldo/keto reductase — protein MAKAIPEMTLNDGTTLPVTGLGTYGLWGNAGANAVSSGINAGYRLIDTAYNYENEGAVGEGIRRSGIPRDELWVTSKLPGRYHTYEKALVAIQESLYRAQLDYFDLYLIHWPLPNQDTYVEAWQALIDAQKWGLVRSIGVSNFLPEHLERIIKETGVTPSVNQVELHPFFNQAHQRKAHTEHHIQTQSWSPIARAEDILTNDTVRQIAAAHHKTVPQVVLRWQYQIGSVSIPRSTSPERQRENLAIFDFELSDSEMAAISELSRPNGRLFDMDPATHEEF, from the coding sequence ATGGCAAAAGCAATTCCAGAAATGACATTAAATGACGGCACGACCTTGCCGGTGACAGGGCTCGGTACATACGGACTGTGGGGCAATGCTGGGGCTAACGCCGTCAGCAGCGGTATCAATGCTGGATACCGCTTAATCGATACGGCGTATAATTACGAAAACGAAGGCGCGGTCGGAGAAGGCATTCGGCGCAGCGGTATTCCGCGCGACGAGCTATGGGTGACCTCCAAGCTGCCGGGGCGCTACCACACATACGAAAAAGCCTTGGTCGCGATTCAGGAATCCCTTTACCGCGCGCAACTGGATTATTTCGACTTGTATTTGATTCATTGGCCACTGCCCAATCAAGACACCTACGTGGAAGCGTGGCAAGCTTTGATTGACGCGCAGAAGTGGGGACTCGTCCGCTCGATCGGCGTCAGCAATTTCCTGCCTGAGCACTTAGAGCGCATCATCAAAGAAACGGGTGTAACACCGAGCGTGAACCAAGTGGAGTTGCATCCGTTTTTCAATCAGGCGCATCAGCGCAAAGCGCATACCGAGCACCACATCCAAACGCAGTCATGGAGCCCAATCGCGAGGGCGGAGGATATCTTGACGAATGATACCGTTCGCCAGATTGCGGCAGCCCATCACAAAACGGTCCCGCAAGTGGTGCTGCGCTGGCAATATCAAATCGGCTCGGTGTCGATTCCGCGTTCCACATCGCCCGAGCGCCAGCGCGAAAACCTGGCCATTTTCGATTTCGAATTAAGCGACAGCGAAATGGCGGCGATTTCGGAATTGTCCCGCCCAAATGGCCGGTTGTTTGATATGGATCCGGCTACTCATGAGGAGTTTTGA
- a CDS encoding MFS transporter, which produces MWKIVLPGIAMIGVTYAFARYSFGLFLPEISSTLNLSESQSGLIGSVAYAAYTLALVTAAMFIHKMSARHVVLYSGATAVIGMLGMAASQGFYTLAISAFVAGLGSGWVSPAFSQVVAQSLESRERDKGNTWINTGTSVGVVASGPVALAFAEQWRWGYVLFALLAFLTFWWNARTIERAKEQPEESTGKQFTLSMLGQVRFMIIAAIGIGFSSSIYWTFSRSYLTEVHDFSVTGSTIFWIIMGASGIIGGIAGTIIQRIGLGWSYRLGVLVATASLITLVIPHAAAIYLSAILFGISFIFMTGLFIVWGTRHFPDTPSVGVSLSFFSLGVGQSLGSIAAGALIDGMSYPIAFLSFAVIGLLFIFIKMNAQPVSTQTSRPRPCAAHNSHTIRSDE; this is translated from the coding sequence ATGTGGAAAATCGTTTTGCCTGGCATCGCCATGATCGGCGTCACCTATGCGTTCGCCAGATACAGCTTCGGCTTGTTCTTGCCGGAAATCAGCAGCACCTTAAACTTATCTGAAAGCCAGTCGGGATTGATCGGTTCGGTGGCGTATGCTGCCTACACACTGGCCTTGGTGACAGCGGCTATGTTCATTCATAAAATGAGCGCCCGTCACGTCGTATTGTATTCAGGGGCTACCGCTGTTATCGGCATGCTCGGAATGGCGGCCTCTCAAGGATTCTACACGCTCGCCATCAGCGCATTTGTTGCGGGGCTCGGCAGCGGCTGGGTGTCACCCGCATTCAGCCAAGTCGTCGCACAATCGCTTGAGAGCCGTGAGCGCGACAAAGGCAATACGTGGATCAACACCGGCACGAGCGTCGGAGTCGTCGCGAGCGGGCCTGTCGCATTGGCATTTGCCGAACAGTGGCGCTGGGGCTATGTACTGTTCGCGCTACTCGCTTTCTTGACCTTCTGGTGGAACGCTCGGACGATTGAACGCGCCAAAGAACAGCCGGAAGAATCTACTGGCAAACAGTTTACACTCAGCATGCTCGGCCAAGTGCGTTTCATGATTATCGCTGCAATCGGCATCGGCTTCAGTTCCTCCATCTACTGGACCTTTTCACGCAGCTACTTGACCGAAGTGCACGATTTCTCTGTAACGGGAAGCACCATCTTCTGGATCATCATGGGCGCCTCTGGCATCATCGGCGGCATCGCGGGGACCATCATTCAACGCATCGGGCTCGGCTGGTCTTATCGCCTAGGCGTGTTGGTCGCGACCGCCTCTCTCATCACATTGGTCATTCCGCACGCAGCCGCCATCTACTTGTCGGCCATCTTGTTCGGCATCTCATTCATATTCATGACCGGCTTATTCATCGTCTGGGGCACGCGCCATTTCCCGGATACACCTTCTGTCGGCGTCAGCTTGTCGTTCTTCTCGCTCGGCGTCGGGCAATCGCTCGGCTCCATCGCGGCAGGCGCCTTGATCGATGGCATGTCTTATCCGATCGCCTTCCTGTCATTCGCGGTGATTGGCTTGTTGTTTATCTTCATTAAAATGAATGCTCAGCCTGTCTCTACGCAGACGAGTAGACCCCGTCCCTGTGCAGCACACAATTCCCACACAATTCGTTCTGATGAATAA
- a CDS encoding aromatic acid exporter family protein — MRSLRFNGSRIVKTGLAIFLTATICVWFNWPPVFAVITAIVTIEPTVSDSIKKGLVRFPASAIGSAFAVLFITLFGNSPITYTLAAVATILVCFRLKLHAGLLVATLTSVAMVEVIHDHFLFSFFIRLGTTTIGLVVSTAVNMLVFPPNYSTDILKSIHSISGRAGSMLEHTFQTILFHPEANLQEDKKIAKQLTSEIRKTETLIHYQRDEASLYPWVRNREAELQMAERQLLFLDNFEYHLNALLRVPFQEIKWTQAEREIIMAAVTALANDLGQSIHFDREKHEKQLRSIHNLFWENSKQAVRSDQVQPAMFPPEFTILYELLTIYDLVDKFFDPNSVKAAQEAEK, encoded by the coding sequence ATGCGATCCCTACGATTCAACGGCAGCCGAATAGTCAAAACCGGTCTCGCCATCTTTTTAACAGCAACAATTTGTGTCTGGTTTAACTGGCCACCGGTTTTTGCAGTCATCACAGCTATCGTCACAATCGAGCCGACCGTCAGCGATTCAATCAAAAAAGGCTTGGTCCGGTTTCCAGCTTCCGCGATCGGTTCAGCCTTTGCCGTGCTATTTATCACCTTGTTTGGGAACTCCCCGATTACCTATACGCTCGCCGCAGTCGCTACGATCTTGGTCTGCTTCCGTCTTAAGCTACATGCCGGGCTATTGGTCGCGACTTTGACGTCTGTTGCGATGGTAGAAGTCATTCACGACCATTTCCTGTTTTCGTTCTTTATCCGTTTAGGAACGACGACGATCGGTCTCGTCGTTTCGACTGCCGTCAACATGCTCGTCTTCCCGCCGAACTACAGCACTGATATTTTAAAAAGCATCCATAGCATTAGCGGGCGTGCCGGCAGCATGCTCGAACACACTTTCCAAACCATCCTGTTTCATCCAGAGGCGAACCTGCAAGAAGACAAGAAAATCGCCAAACAACTGACGAGTGAAATTCGTAAGACGGAAACCTTGATTCATTACCAGCGCGACGAAGCAAGCCTCTATCCGTGGGTCCGCAACCGGGAAGCCGAGCTGCAGATGGCCGAACGGCAATTGCTGTTTCTCGATAATTTTGAATATCACCTGAATGCACTGCTCCGTGTCCCGTTCCAGGAAATCAAATGGACACAAGCAGAACGGGAAATCATTATGGCAGCCGTCACAGCCCTGGCCAATGACCTCGGACAGTCCATCCACTTCGACCGCGAAAAACACGAAAAGCAATTGCGCAGCATTCATAATTTGTTCTGGGAAAACAGCAAGCAGGCCGTCCGAAGCGACCAAGTCCAGCCCGCCATGTTCCCCCCGGAATTCACGATTCTCTACGAACTTCTCACGATCTACGACTTGGTCGATAAGTTTTTCGACCCAAATAGCGTCAAAGCCGCGCAGGAAGCGGAAAAATGA
- a CDS encoding metallophosphoesterase family protein has translation MKRILAISDIHGELGLFNKVLDKAGYDPANDQLVLLGDYVDRGPDSKGVLERVVELKEQGAIVLRGNHDQMMLEAAKGETAGAGIWLRNGALATLQSYDASIEGMTLPSRELFWKHVEFLKETAFYFETDDYLFVHAGVQPGVPVEETDPYVLMWIRDEFHRGYAGEKTVVFGHTPSYTMRGTADYGPYFGENRIIGIDGGAVYGGQLNCLELPGGQVYFVKKE, from the coding sequence GTGAAAAGAATCTTAGCCATCAGCGATATTCATGGAGAATTGGGCTTGTTTAATAAAGTACTCGACAAAGCGGGCTACGACCCGGCAAACGATCAGCTGGTTTTGCTTGGCGATTACGTGGACCGTGGGCCGGATTCAAAAGGCGTGTTGGAGCGGGTCGTCGAATTGAAAGAACAAGGCGCCATTGTGCTGCGCGGCAATCACGATCAAATGATGCTCGAAGCAGCGAAAGGCGAAACCGCCGGAGCGGGAATCTGGCTGCGCAACGGCGCACTTGCGACATTGCAGAGCTATGACGCTTCTATCGAAGGCATGACCCTGCCATCGAGGGAATTGTTTTGGAAACATGTTGAGTTTTTAAAAGAAACGGCGTTTTACTTTGAAACGGATGATTATCTCTTCGTCCATGCCGGTGTCCAGCCAGGAGTGCCGGTCGAAGAGACAGATCCTTACGTATTGATGTGGATTCGCGATGAATTTCATCGCGGCTATGCGGGGGAGAAAACGGTCGTCTTCGGCCATACGCCGAGCTATACAATGAGAGGGACAGCGGATTACGGTCCCTACTTCGGAGAAAACCGCATCATCGGGATTGATGGGGGCGCGGTGTACGGCGGGCAGTTGAACTGTTTGGAACTGCCAGGGGGACAGGTTTACTTTGTGAAGAAAGAATGA
- a CDS encoding M14 family metallopeptidase, with the protein MKKVFAGWLSVVLVLSAFVPPMAANETGASSTEQATALEVSRSVFSLTEARTVEVSADLGEGVDLEDVEFQFGGKPLSEWQQWTQGQSYNGDPFITVVEEPSFVEGTNKITAVLEFGLLYGTDDLSNRTIRTQYQQFIGDYELALVDAASGDKAAATVELNVYDEFKFYDELKPAIDDIFEAAEQDADNDRYLEYQTVGKTVEGRDIHFVILARDEAAVDQYLNETLPTALEDPESLIEKLENDTMGDYQVPIWFNNIHPDEVEGVDVQVELLEKFALEDEVKFMNTDGDTEFEENLNVDEVLDDAIFLYMFTSNPDGRAANTRANAEGFDLNRDNAYQTQVETQQVNEVLSKWTPLSFVDFHGYVDGFLIEPATPPHNPNFEYDLLIDNMMEQANAMGNAGIANSELTSYFIAKDGYGSGWDDMTPAYTAIYAMLHGSLGHTIEVPTLSQDGYNALVGSGLGAANYVHDNKDQLYKEQLEIFKRGVDGEDNRAVDEYYVNAAGEVIGRDRGDNENFFPDYYVIPTDDKNQKNALEAYNMADYLIRNGVEVEKTVKPVEVDGVTYPKGTFIVPMDQAKRGLANAMLYEGDDVSDWDAMYDPIVVNFSDLRGFDLEEVRVENAFDGKTQELEEAIVPTSTVKGNPPKQILENSTNDAIRVVNALLADGKTVEVLTESKGKAEAGDFVVATNDLRAYADDYYFETQVFGNGKNADTELLEQPSVAATGSAQLNFSLRQLGFELTDAAGADVIVSDGGSFDAAQVTGKTFVGIGAPALNAVSKSGLLPGFAYTSTGSRHEGLVKADVAEHPLTAGYEEQENLYVTTGSWISGVPEGAEVLASFQNRDDFYLAGWWPGYEQAQGQTMAITAEQGETTFNLFANSLAFRAHTEHSYRFIANSIYDAVSVEAEIVEKGKGKKK; encoded by the coding sequence ATGAAAAAAGTTTTTGCAGGATGGCTCTCGGTAGTGCTGGTATTGTCAGCGTTTGTGCCGCCAATGGCCGCAAATGAAACGGGGGCAAGCTCCACTGAACAAGCGACTGCGCTTGAAGTGAGCCGTTCGGTCTTTTCATTGACCGAAGCGCGCACTGTTGAAGTGTCGGCTGATTTGGGCGAAGGGGTCGATTTGGAAGATGTCGAATTCCAGTTTGGCGGAAAGCCGTTGTCTGAATGGCAGCAATGGACCCAAGGCCAAAGCTACAATGGCGACCCGTTCATCACCGTCGTGGAAGAACCTTCTTTTGTAGAAGGCACGAACAAAATCACCGCAGTGCTGGAATTCGGTTTGCTGTACGGGACGGATGATTTGTCCAACCGCACGATCCGCACGCAATACCAGCAATTTATCGGCGATTATGAACTGGCGCTGGTTGATGCGGCAAGCGGTGACAAAGCGGCAGCGACCGTCGAATTGAATGTCTACGATGAGTTCAAGTTTTACGATGAATTAAAACCGGCGATCGATGATATTTTCGAAGCCGCTGAACAAGATGCGGACAACGATCGTTACCTGGAGTATCAGACCGTCGGCAAAACGGTGGAAGGGCGCGATATTCATTTCGTCATTTTGGCTCGAGATGAAGCAGCAGTCGATCAGTATTTGAATGAAACTTTACCGACTGCACTCGAAGATCCGGAAAGTTTAATTGAAAAACTTGAGAACGATACGATGGGCGATTACCAAGTGCCGATCTGGTTCAATAATATCCACCCGGATGAAGTGGAAGGCGTGGATGTGCAAGTTGAATTGTTGGAGAAATTCGCTTTGGAAGACGAAGTGAAATTCATGAATACAGACGGCGACACGGAATTTGAAGAGAATTTGAACGTCGACGAAGTGCTCGACGATGCGATTTTCCTTTATATGTTCACGAGCAACCCGGACGGCAGAGCGGCCAACACGCGCGCGAATGCCGAGGGTTTTGACTTGAACCGCGACAATGCGTACCAGACGCAAGTGGAAACGCAGCAAGTGAATGAAGTGCTCTCAAAATGGACACCGTTATCGTTTGTGGATTTCCACGGTTATGTGGACGGCTTCTTAATCGAACCGGCAACACCGCCGCATAACCCGAACTTTGAATACGATTTATTGATCGACAATATGATGGAACAAGCGAATGCCATGGGCAATGCCGGTATCGCGAATTCAGAGCTGACGTCTTATTTCATTGCCAAAGACGGCTATGGTTCTGGTTGGGATGATATGACGCCAGCTTATACGGCGATTTATGCGATGCTTCATGGTTCGCTCGGCCATACGATCGAAGTGCCGACGCTGAGCCAGGACGGCTATAATGCGTTAGTCGGCAGTGGCCTAGGTGCGGCGAATTATGTGCATGACAATAAAGACCAATTGTATAAAGAGCAATTGGAGATTTTCAAGCGCGGCGTGGACGGGGAAGATAACCGTGCCGTCGATGAATATTACGTCAATGCGGCAGGTGAAGTGATCGGCCGCGACCGCGGGGATAATGAAAACTTCTTCCCTGATTATTACGTGATTCCAACAGATGACAAGAATCAGAAGAATGCGTTGGAAGCGTATAATATGGCGGATTATTTGATTCGCAATGGCGTGGAAGTGGAGAAGACCGTGAAACCTGTCGAGGTGGACGGTGTGACCTATCCGAAAGGCACATTCATCGTGCCGATGGACCAGGCGAAACGCGGCTTGGCGAATGCCATGCTTTATGAAGGCGATGACGTATCTGATTGGGATGCGATGTATGACCCGATCGTCGTTAATTTCTCTGACTTGAGAGGTTTTGATCTGGAAGAAGTTCGTGTTGAAAATGCATTTGATGGAAAGACTCAGGAACTTGAAGAAGCGATTGTTCCGACAAGTACCGTAAAAGGCAACCCGCCGAAACAAATTTTGGAGAACTCCACGAACGATGCGATCCGTGTCGTTAACGCGTTGCTTGCTGATGGCAAGACGGTGGAAGTGCTGACAGAGAGTAAAGGAAAAGCGGAAGCCGGAGATTTCGTCGTCGCAACGAACGATCTTCGCGCGTATGCGGATGATTATTATTTTGAAACGCAAGTATTCGGCAACGGCAAAAATGCGGACACCGAATTATTGGAGCAGCCGAGTGTTGCAGCAACCGGTTCTGCGCAGTTGAACTTCTCGTTGCGTCAGCTTGGCTTTGAACTGACGGACGCTGCAGGAGCGGATGTCATCGTCAGCGATGGCGGTTCATTCGACGCAGCACAAGTGACCGGCAAAACTTTTGTCGGAATCGGTGCACCTGCGTTAAACGCAGTCAGTAAGAGTGGATTGCTTCCAGGCTTTGCGTATACGAGCACGGGAAGCAGACACGAAGGACTCGTGAAAGCAGACGTCGCGGAACATCCGTTGACGGCTGGGTACGAAGAACAAGAAAACCTTTATGTCACAACCGGTTCGTGGATCTCAGGCGTTCCTGAAGGCGCAGAAGTTCTTGCAAGCTTCCAGAACAGAGACGATTTCTATCTCGCCGGCTGGTGGCCTGGCTATGAACAAGCACAAGGCCAAACGATGGCGATTACGGCTGAGCAGGGAGAGACGACATTTAATTTGTTTGCCAACTCTCTCGCGTTCCGTGCCCATACCGAACACAGCTACCGCTTCATTGCGAATTCGATTTATGATGCAGTGAGTGTTGAAGCTGAGATTGTGGAGAAAGGGAAAGGGAAGAAGAAGTAG
- a CDS encoding YfiT family bacillithiol transferase: MDVKFPIGQMQVPDEVTAEEVNHWLREIDSYTTRLRELVDSLGDEDLNKTYRDGSWTIRQLVHHVADSQLALYERLKLALTEYQPTVSEFDQDKWAYLPDNRLPVESSIRMLEGLNERIVALGNYVTGAQLDRVFIHETDGEIRVAETLAKLSWHEEHHLAHIRIALEL, from the coding sequence ATGGATGTGAAATTTCCAATCGGACAAATGCAAGTGCCAGACGAGGTGACGGCTGAAGAGGTCAATCATTGGCTCCGAGAAATCGATAGCTACACGACGCGGCTTCGTGAATTGGTGGATTCCTTGGGTGATGAAGACTTGAACAAAACATATAGAGATGGCAGTTGGACGATTCGTCAGCTTGTGCATCATGTGGCGGATTCGCAATTAGCGTTGTATGAGCGATTGAAGCTGGCGCTGACAGAATATCAGCCGACTGTGTCTGAATTTGACCAGGATAAATGGGCCTATCTGCCGGATAATCGCCTGCCGGTAGAAAGTTCGATCCGCATGCTAGAAGGATTGAACGAACGGATCGTGGCGCTTGGCAACTATGTGACGGGAGCGCAATTGGATCGTGTTTTCATTCATGAAACCGATGGTGAAATCCGCGTCGCTGAAACCCTCGCGAAACTGTCGTGGCACGAGGAGCATCATCTGGCGCATATTCGGATCGCACTGGAGTTGTAG